A window of Desulfonatronovibrio magnus contains these coding sequences:
- a CDS encoding nucleotidyl transferase AbiEii/AbiGii toxin family protein, whose translation MISMEQLKNFYPASMAENAVFQKHILKEYVQLLTLDYLSSTEHIRKMTFIGGTNLRLTKGIDRFSEDLDFDCKNLTEEEFIRMSDDVLTFLQRSGFNVKARAREKSGLKAFRRSLYFPELLFNLGISGHREARFLLKLEAQDQQILYEPAMEFIKGCGFFFPFPVPSEAVLCAMKIAAMLDRGKGRDYYDVMFLLSRTEPDYQFLGHGFAIHNLAELKAAVEKSLQAVDLRQKQKDFEHLLFHRDHSRRILHFAEFIRSL comes from the coding sequence ATGATCTCAATGGAGCAGCTCAAAAATTTCTATCCGGCTTCAATGGCTGAGAATGCGGTCTTTCAAAAGCACATCCTCAAGGAATATGTTCAGCTCCTGACCCTGGATTATCTTTCCTCCACAGAGCACATCCGAAAAATGACCTTTATCGGAGGCACGAACCTGCGTCTGACCAAGGGCATAGATCGTTTTTCCGAAGACTTGGATTTTGACTGCAAAAACCTGACTGAAGAAGAGTTCATCCGGATGTCAGATGATGTTCTTACCTTCCTGCAGCGCAGCGGGTTTAACGTTAAGGCCAGAGCCCGAGAAAAGAGCGGGTTGAAGGCGTTTCGACGCAGCCTGTATTTTCCGGAGCTTCTGTTTAACTTAGGCATTTCCGGACATCGCGAAGCGCGATTTCTTCTGAAACTTGAAGCCCAGGATCAGCAGATACTCTATGAGCCGGCTATGGAATTCATCAAGGGCTGCGGTTTTTTTTTCCCATTTCCAGTTCCGTCCGAAGCAGTGCTGTGTGCCATGAAGATAGCCGCCATGTTAGACAGGGGCAAGGGACGTGATTATTACGACGTCATGTTCCTGCTGTCACGGACAGAACCGGATTATCAGTTTCTTGGGCATGGTTTTGCTATTCACAACCTTGCCGAGCTTAAGGCTGCTGTTGAAAAGTCACTGCAGGCAGTTGATCTGCGCCAAAAACAAAAGGATTTCGAGCACCTTCTGTTTCATCGTGACCACAGCCGGCGCATCCTGCATTTTGCTGAGTTTATACGTTCCCTGTAA